From the Streptomyces sp. NBC_00390 genome, the window GCCGAAGAAGCGGTGGCCCGCCTCGCGGAACCCGGCCGCGGCCATGGCGTAGGCGGCGCCGGTCTCGAGGAAGTCCTGCGGGCGGTCCTGGCGGCGCGGCCGGAAGGACGAGTCGTGGTTGACGCCGTATCCGGAGCCGGCCGTGGTGGCGGTGTCGACGAGCACGGCGGTGGAACCGGCCGCGCGCTGCGCGCTCTCACCGGCCGCGGCGGCGCTGGTGTCGCTCTCACGCCAGACGAAGCCGTGGAAGGGCGCGACGGTGACCGCGCTGTCCGCGCCGTCCTCTACGACCGCGCGGGCGACGCCGTCGACGTCCTCGCGGGACACGAAGGGGCTGGTGCACTGCACGAGCAGCACCACGTCGACGGGTGCGCCGTGCATCGCCTCGTGGGCGTCCATGGCATGCAGCACGGCGGACTCGCTGGTGGCGGTGTCCCCGGCGATGGCTGCCGGGCGCAGCACCACTTCGGCGCCCGCGCTGCGCGCGGCTGCCGCGATGTCCTCGTCGTCGGTGGAGACCACGACATGCGTGACCAGCGGCGCGTCGAGGCAGGCGTGGACGGCTCGCGCCACGAGCGGCACACCGCCCACGGGGGCGAGGTTCTTGGCCGGGACGCCCTTGGACCCGCCACGGGCGGGGATCACGGCGAGTACGGTCATCGGTGCTCCTGAGTACGGGGCGTGCGGGGCTCGGGCGCCGTCCGTGCGGGCGGCCGCCGGGCCGGGGTTCTTGGGGGCGGGGATCACAGCTGGCCCATCCGGCGGATGACGGGTGCGACGCGCTGCACGCCGTGGCGGTACGCCCCGCGCGCCGCCTCCCTGACCGCGTCGCGCATCACCCGCCGTACGCCGCTGACCTCGGACTTCGCGGTACCCGGCAGCGGTGTGCCGTCGGGGGCGAGGTGGTGGCGGGCGAGGATGCCCGGCAGATATCCGGGGGCGGTGGCGGGGGTGTAGTACGGGGCGAGCGGCGGCAGGCCGGGCACGAGCAGCAGTCGTGCGACCCGCTTGCGGGCCTCGTCGAACGCACCGTCGTACGAGCCGTCGGCGGCGACGCCCTGCCGGGACAGCCATTCGGCGTCCGGCGCGGGCCGGTGTCCGCCGTCGAGCTGGTCCCATGAGGCCATCAGGCCCGAGCCGAGGAAGTGGTGGTTGCCGAGCGCCTCACGCACACCGAGATCGGTGAGGATCGCGGTGGGGATGCGCCGGTGCAGGGACTCGAGGGCGGCGGTCGAGGAAACGGTCACCAGCAGGTCGGTGCGGTCGAGGACGTCGCTCATGTGCCCGTAGACCAGGGAGAAGTTCGGCGGCAGTCCGCCGCGCAGCTTCTCGGCGAGCTTCTGGTAGGGGAGCTCCTCGATGTGGGTGGTGTGCTCGCCCGGCTTGGAGCGGAGCTTGAGCAGCACCTCGCGCTTCGGGTGGAGTCTGGCGTGCTC encodes:
- a CDS encoding acylneuraminate cytidylyltransferase, with protein sequence MTVLAVIPARGGSKGVPAKNLAPVGGVPLVARAVHACLDAPLVTHVVVSTDDEDIAAAARSAGAEVVLRPAAIAGDTATSESAVLHAMDAHEAMHGAPVDVVLLVQCTSPFVSREDVDGVARAVVEDGADSAVTVAPFHGFVWRESDTSAAAAGESAQRAAGSTAVLVDTATTAGSGYGVNHDSSFRPRRQDRPQDFLETGAAYAMAAAGFREAGHRFFGRTALVRTDPARVLEVDDPHDLARARALAPLLDERALPTREDIDAVVLDFDGTQTDDRVLIDADGREIVSVHRGDGLGVAHLRKAGLELLILSTEQNPVVAARARKLKVPVLHGIDRKDLALAQWCEEHGIAPGRVLYVGNDVNDLPCFHLVGWPVAVASAHDSVRAAARAVTATPGGEGAIREIAAWLLGPTLNHTPETTPLSSEK
- a CDS encoding DUF6716 putative glycosyltransferase — protein: MPTSTSEAVRVAVLADSDTRWKWGALTARRIAPSTSIELSGFLLRGRATPTARQLAEVGVSADELREVTGNEFLRTMKDEPYDVVVLALVGGGVQAMLHGLAALALSRRPVIVTGYVGVVYEKLADGLLLRHGADVVLANSRHDADRFRAVYEGVGADASAVTEAALPFLGGAPYEPKDDRDTVVFAAQPSVPASRADRAHLLRRLVEHARLHPKREVLLKLRSKPGEHTTHIEELPYQKLAEKLRGGLPPNFSLVYGHMSDVLDRTDLLVTVSSTAALESLHRRIPTAILTDLGVREALGNHHFLGSGLMASWDQLDGGHRPAPDAEWLSRQGVAADGSYDGAFDEARKRVARLLLVPGLPPLAPYYTPATAPGYLPGILARHHLAPDGTPLPGTAKSEVSGVRRVMRDAVREAARGAYRHGVQRVAPVIRRMGQL